AGGGACTGTGGAGTTCCGCGACGTGACCTTCGCCTATCCCGGGGCCGAGGCGCCGGTGCTGGCCGGGGCCTCGTTCACCGCCGTACCCGGGACAACGACGGCGATCGTCGGCGCCACGGGCAGCGGCAAGACCACGCTGCTGAACCTGCTGCCGCGTTTCCTCGATCCGACGGCAGGCACCATCAGCATCGGCGGCCGCGGCACGCGTTCCCTCCCGCTGGCGTCGCTGCGAAGCATGATCGCCATGGTGCCGCAGCACTCCTACCTCTTCTCGGGCACCCTCTCGGAGAACCTGCGGATGGGCGGGCCGGACGCGAGCGACGCGGAACTGTGGCGGGCACTGGAGACTGCCCAGGCCGCGGACTTTGTCCGGGGCCTCGACGGCGGCCTGGACGCCCCGGTCCGCCAGGGCGGCACCAACTTCTCCGGCGGCCAGCGCCAGCGCCTGTGCATCGCCCGGGCGCTGCTCCGGGCCGCCCCGGTCTACGTTTTCGACGACAGCTTTTCCGCCCTCGACTACGGCACCGACGAGCGGCTCCGCGCGGCGCTGGCCCCACTGCTGCGTTCGGCGACGGTGCTGGTCGTGGCGGAACGCGTCGCCACGATCGTGGACGCGGGGCTGATCCTGGTGTTGGAGGACGGCCGGCTGGTCGCGCAAGGCACCCACAAGGAGCTGATGGCGACGTCGCCGACCTACCAGGAAATCGCCGCCTCCCAGCTGGTCCTGGAGGAAACCGCGTGAGCGCCGCCTTCCCGGCTGCCTCCGGGACCGCCGCCAAATGGCGGGCGGCCGGGAGGCTGTTGGGGCTCCTGCGCCCGGTGCGCCTCCGGATGGCCGGCGTCATCGCCGCGACCTGCGGTTTCGCCGCCCTGAACGTGGCCGCGCCCAAATACCTTGGCGACGCCACCGACGTCGTGGTGCAAAGTGTCGTGCGCGGCGCCTTCGACGAGTCGAAGCTGGGACGCCTGCTGCTCGCGGTGGCGCTGATGTACCTCGGCGCCTCGCTGTGCAGCTGGATCCAGGGCGCCCTGACGGCCACGGCGGTGCAGCGGCTCAGTTACGGGCTCCGCGCCTCCGTGGAGCAAAAACTGCATCTGCTGCCCTCCAGCCATTTCGACGACCAGCACCGCGGCGACGTGCTCAGCCGCGCCACCAACGACGTCGACAACGTCTCGCAGGCACTCAACCAGCTGCTCAACCAGCTCATCATGTCGGTCCTGATGCTCTCAGGTGCCCTGGCCATGATGTTCTGGCTGTCGCCGCTGCTGGCGCTGGTGGCCCTCGCCTCGGTGCCGGTCTCCACCGTGATTACCGTGCTCGTGGCGCGGAAGTCGCAGGGACACTTCACCGAGCAGTGGAGCAGCACCGGCGATCTGCACTCGCACCTGGAGGAGTTCTTCACGGGGCACGAGGTGGTGAAGGCATTCGGCCGCCAGCAGGCGGCCGCAGATACGTTCCGGGCGAGTAACGACCGTCTTTTCCGGGCAGCCTCCAGCGCCCAGTACCTGTCCGGCGTCGTCCAGCCGCTGATGATCTTCGTCGCCAACCTGAACTACATCGCGGTCGCGGTGCTCGGCGCGCTGCAGGTCGCCACCGGCACCATGACGATCGGCGGCGTCCAGGCGTTCATCCAGTTCAGCAGGCTCTTCAGCCAGCCGATGGGCCAGATCGGCGGCATGCTGACCCTGATGCAGTCCTGCGCGGCCTCCGCCGAGCGGGTCTTCGCACTGCTGGACGCACCGGAAATCCCCGCAGATGCCCCTGCCGCGGGCGCCGCCGGCGCGGCAAGGGCCGCGGCCGCACGCTCCGGCGGAGAGTCCGCGGGGCCCACGGGCCGGGTCACCTTCGAGGGCGCGACCTTCGGCTACAGCCCCGGCGCGCCCGTGGTGGAGGATCTGTCCTTCACCGTGGAGCCGGGCCAGACGGTGGCGATCGTTGGCCACACCGGTGCCGGAAAGACCACCGTGGTCAACCTCCTGATGCGCTTCTATGAACTCGACGCCGGCAAGATCACCGTGGATGGCCAGGACATTGCGGAACTGCCGCGCGACGGCCTGCGGGCGGCCATCGGCACCGTGATGCAGGATACCTGGCTGTTCACCGGGAGCATCCGGGAGAACATCGAATACGGCCGTCCCGGCGCCAGCGACGCCGACATCACCGCCGCAGCCCAGGCAAGCCACGTGGACCAGTTCGTGCGTGCCCTCCCGGCCGGCTACGCCACCATGCTGGGCAACGACGGCGACTCGCTCAGCCGCGGCCAGCGACAGCTCATCTCAATCGCCCGGGCGCAACTGGCCGGCCGCAGCATCCTGATCCTCGACGAGGCCACCAGCTCGGTGGACAGCAGGACGGAGGTCCAGATCCGGCAGGCCATGTCCAAGCTGCGGCAGGGCAGGACCAGCTTCGTGATCGCCCACCGCTTGTCCACCGTCCGCGACGCTGATCTAATTCTCGTCATGGACCACGGACGGATTGTTGAACAAGGGAACCACCAGGAACTGATGGCGGGGGAGGGCCTCTACACGGGCCTCTACCGTGCCCAGTTCGCCGGCCGGGAAGAATTCGACGGCGTCCTGGAGCCCGAACTGTGACCTCGCCGGAGTCCGGCCTGGCACGCTTTCCCGGCGGCTGGAAACCCAACACCGGCAGCTCGGTACCGCTGTTCGAACAGCTCCGGCTGAACATCATCGAGCGGGCCGACGACGGCACCCTGGCTCCGGGCACCCGGCTACCCGCCGTCCGCAGCCTGGCGGCCGATCTCGGTGTCGCGCCGCACACCGTGGCGCGCGCCTACAAGGAACTCGAGGCCGCCGGCGTCGTCGCCACCCGTGGCAGGAACGGCACCGTCGTGTGTGCCCGCGACGAGGCCTGGGGCTCACTGAGCGCGGCCGCCGCGGAATTCGCGGCGGCCGCCAAAGCCCAGGGCGCCAGCTTCGCCGAAGCCGTCCAACTCCTGGCGGCCGCATACGACCGCCATTAGCTCAACCGCCAATAGCACAACAGCAGCCGGAATGGATATTCGAAGAAGTTTTCGATTAGCATTGGAGGCGTGCCTAAAGCCGTAGCTGAAGAACCTGCCGTCGATGTCCAGCCCGCCGCCGCTCCGGAAAAGTCCGGAAAAGGCGCCGGCCCCCAGCCATCCGGACCGGCGTCGCCGGGCGCGGAGCTGGTCCGCCCCGACCTTTCCCGACTGGTCGTGAAGGGCGCACGCGAACACAACCTGCGCAACGTCGACCTCGACCTGCCCCGCGACGCGATGATTGTCTTCACGGGGCTTTCCGGCTCCGGTAAATCCTCGCTCGCCTTCGACACAATCTTCGCCGAAGGCCAGCGCCGCTACGTCGAGTCGCTCTCCGCCTACGCCCGCCAGTTCCTCGGCCAGGTGGACAAGCCCGACGTCGACTTCATCGAAGGCCTGTCGCCGGCCGTCTCGATCGACCAGAAGTCCACCAGCAAGAACCCCCGCTCCACCGTGGGCACGATCACCGAGATCTACGACTACATGCGCCTGCTCTGGGCCCGCGTGGGTCGCCCGCACTGCCCGGTCTGCGGCGAGCCCGTCACCAAGCAGACCCCCCAGCAGATCGTCGACCAGCTGCTGGAACTGCCCGAGGGCACCCGGTTCCAGGTGCTGGCCCCGGTGGTCCGCGGCCGCAAGGGCGAATTCGTCGAGCTGTTCAAGGAGCTCACCGCCAAGGGCTACTCCCGGGCCCGGGTGGACGACAAACTGATCCAGCTCAGCGAGCCGCCCAAGCTCGGCAAGCAGTTCAAGCACACCATCGAAGTCGTCGTGGACCGCCTGGTCGTGAAGGAAGGCATCAGCCAGCGACTCACGGACTCGGTGGAAACCGCGCTGGGCCTGGCCGAGGGCCGTGTCCTGGCCGAATTCGTCGACCTCGAGGCGGACGATCCGGAGCGGATCCGGGCCTTCTCGGAGCACCTCGCCTGCCCCAACGAGCACCCTCTCGCGATTGACGAAATCGAGCCCCGCTCGTTCTCCTTCAACAACCCCTTCGGCGCCTGCTCGGCCTGCAGCGGCATCGGCACCAAGCTCGAAGTGGACGAGGAACTCCTCATCCCCAACTCCGAGCTCTCGCTCTCCGAGGGCGCCATTGCGCCCTGGTCGCTGGGCGCCGCCACCACCGAATACTGGAACCGGCTCCTCGGCGGCCTGGCTAAAGAGCTCGGCTTCAAGATGACCACGCCCTGGGAGAAGCTCTCCGCCGAGGCGCGGCAGACCGTGCTGCACGGCAAGGACCACAAGGTCGTGGTGCAGTACCGCAATCGTTTCGGCCGGGAGCGCAAATACAGCACCGGCTTTGAAGGCGTGGTCCAGTACGTGCACCGCAAGCACACCGAAACCGACTCGGACTCGGCCAGGGACCGCTACGAGGAGTACATGCGGCAGGTCCCGTGCCCGGCGTGCAATGGCGCCCGGCTGAACCCGGCGTCGCTGTCGGTCCTGATCAACGGCAAGTCCATCGCGGAGGTCGCCGCGCTGCCGATGCGCGAGTGCGCACACTTCCTGGACAGCCTGGTCCTCACCGGCCGCGAGGCCCAGATCGCCCACCAGGTTCTCAAGGAGATCCAGGCCCGCCTGACCTTCCTGCTCGACGTCGGCCTGGAATACCTGAACCTCGAACGGCCCTCCGGCACCCTGTCCGGCGGCGAGGCCCAGCGCATCCGGCTGGCCACCCAGATCGGCTCCGGCCTCGTCGGCGTCCTCTACGTCCTGGACGAGCCCTCCATCGGTCTGCACCAGCGCGACAACCGGCGCCTGATCGAAACCCTGACCAGGCTCAGGGACCTTGGCAACACCCTGATCGTGGTCGAACACGATGAGGACACCATCCAGGAGGCCGACTGGGTGGTGGACATCGGACCCGGCGCCGGCGAGCATGGCGGCATGGTGGTGCACTCCGGGTCCTATCATGACCTGCTGAAGAACACCGAGTCCCTGACCGGGGACTACCTCTCGGGCCGGAAGTCCATCGCGGTGCCGAAGAAGCGCCGCAAGTACGACAAGAAGCGCGAGCTGAAGGTCGTCGGGGCCAAGGAAAACAACCTGCTCAACGTTGACGCCGCCTTCCCGCTGGGCCTGTTTACGGCCGTCACCGGTGTCAGCGGTTCAGGCAAGTCCACCCTGGTCAACGAGATCCTCTACAAGGTGCTCGCCAACAAGCTCAACGGCGCCAAGCAGGTCGCCGGGCGGCACAAAACCGTCCAGGGCCTCGAGCACCTGGACAAGGTGGTGCACGTCGACCAGAGCCCCATCGGCCGGACCCCGCGCTCCAACCCGGCCACCTACACGGGCGTCTTCGACCACATCAGGAAGCTCTTCGCCGAGACCACTGAGGCCAAGGTCCGCGGCTACCAGCCCGGCCGGTTCTCCTTCAACGTCAAGGGCGGCCGCTGCGAGGCCTGCTCCGGCGACGGCACGCTGAAGATCGAGATGAACTTCCTGCCGGACGTCTACGTGCCCTGCGAGGTCTGCCACGGCGCACGCTACAACCGCGAAACGCTCGAGGTGCACTACAAGGGCAAGACCATCGCGGACGTCCTCAATATGCCGATCGAGGAGGGCGCGGAGTTCTTCGCCGCCTTCTCGCCGATCGCGCGGCACCTGAAGACCCTCGTCGACGTCGGCCTCGGCTACGTGCGGCTGGGCCAGCCCGCAACGACGCTCTCGGGCGGCGAGGCGCAGCGCGTGAAACTGGCCGCGGAACTGCAGAAACGCTCCAACGGCCGCAGCGTCTACGTCCTGGATGAGCCGACCACCGGCCTGCACTTCGAGGACATCCGCAAGCTGCTGATGGTGCTGCAGGGACTGGTCGAAAAGGGCAACACCGTGATCACGATCGAGCACAACCTCGACGTCATCAAGAGCGCCGACTGGATTGTGGACCTGGGCCCCGACGGCGGTTCCGGCGGCGGCCGGATCGTCGCGTCCGGCACACCGGAGCAGGTGGCGAAGTCCAAGGACAGCCACACCGCGGCGTTCCTCGCCGACATCCTGGGCTGACGGCGGGCGCGGACGGCGGAAATTTTCCCTGATCTATTCCCGACAGGGCATGCAATTTTCTGCCATCCGCGCGGTCGTGAGAAACTACTCCGGTGACCCATACAACTGTGCCTGTGATCTTTGACCTCGATGGCACTCTTGTCGATCCGGCCGGGGGGATCACGGACGGGATCGCGGCGGCCCTCACCGAACTCGGCCTGCCGGTTCCGGGCAGGGACCGGCTGGACGCTATGATCGGGCCGAAGCTGAGCCATTCGCTGAGGGACGTCGCAGGGGTCCCGCCCGAACAACTCGAGGACGCCATCCGCATCTACCGCGGGGACTACCTGGCCAGCGGCATCGCCCAAAGCAGGCTTTACCCGGGCATCCGGGCGCTGCTGAAAACCCTGGTCGAGGCAGGACGGCCCGTCGCCGTCGCCACCCAGAAGCCCGAAGGCATCGCCCGCACCGTCCTGGAGCACCACGGCATCGCCGCCCTGTTCCACACCATCCGCGGCTCGGCTGCCAACGAGGCGGCAGCCGCCGGTGCGCCGTCCGGGAAAGCTTCCATCGTGGCCGCGGCACTGGCGGACCTCTCCACCCGGAATGGTGCGGACATCCAGCACGCCGTGATGGTGGGGGACCGGGCACAGGACGTGGCCGGAGCGGCTGCGAACGGACTCGACTGCATCGGCGTAGGCTGGGGTTTTGCGCCCGACGGCGAACTGCACGCGGCCGGCGCCGTCGAGATCGTGCACACCACCCAGGCGCTCCACGCTACGATCACCAGACTCTCCGAACGCCCGGGGACCGAAGCCCTGAATGAGGTGCACACCATTGGCAATGTTTGACGCGATCCGCTGGACCACCCGCGGGCTCATTTCCTCGACCTGCCGTCCCACCGTGATCGGCCTCGAGAATGTGCCCAAGGAGGGCCCCTTCATCGTGGCGCCGAACCACCTCTCCTTCCTGGACAGCGTGATCGTGCAGGCCCTTATGCCCCGGCCGGTGGCGTTCTTCGCCAAAGCGGAATACTTCACCACCGGCGGCGCCAAGGGCCGGATGATGAAGTCCTTCTTCGAGGCCGTGGGCTCCATCCCGGTCGAACGCGGCGAACAGGCCGCCAGCGTCCAGGCACTGAAGACGCTGCTGGACATCCTCGACGCCGGCAAGGGCGTGGGAATCTACCCGGAGGGCACCCGCTCGCGCGACGGCATCCTCTACCGCGGCCGCACCGGCGTCGGCTGGCTTGCCCTCACCACCGGCGCCCCGGTGATCCCGGTCGGACTGATCGGCACGGAGAACCTGCAACCCGCGGACAGCAACAAGGTCAAGCCCCAGCACTTCACCATGAAGGTGGGCGAGCCGCTCTACTTCGAGAAAACCGGGCCGGACCATTCCCTCCCCGCGCGGCGCCAGGTCACGGACCGCATTATGGACGCCATCGCGGAACTCAGCGGGCAGCAACGGGCCACCACCTACAACCAGAGCAAGAGCGTCGACTAATCGGGGCACCCGCCTGCGCACCGCCTCGGGGCCGTGCCTCCGCTACGCCGGCGGGCCCTTGCCGGCCGGCTCCGTGAAGGCTCAGTAGAATAGATCAGTGGCAAATCCAGCTAGTTACCGGCCCCAGACCGGGGAGATCCCGACCAACCCGGGTGTGTACCGCTTTCGCGACCCGCACGGCCGGGTCATTTACGTGGGCAAGGCCAAGAACCTCCGCTCCCGGCTGAACTCCTACTTCGCCAACCCCGCCGGCCTGCTGCCCAAGACCTACGCGATGGTCCACACCGCCAGCAGCGTGGAGTGGACGGTGGTGGGCAGCGAGCTGGAATCACTGCAGCTGGAATACACCTGGATCAAGGAATTCAAGCCGCGGTTCAACGTGATGTTCCGGGACGACAAGTCCTACCCGTACCTGGCCGTCACGATGGGGGAGAAGTACCCCCGGGTGCAGGTCCTGCGCGGCGAACGGCGCAAGGGGACACGGTATTTCGGCCCGTACACGGCGGGAGCCATCCGCGACACCATGGACACCCTGCTGCGGGTCTTCCCGGTCCGCAGCTGCAGTCCCGGGGTCCTGAAGCGCGCCGAGGCCAGCGGTCGGCCCTGCCTGCTCGGCTACATCGACAAATGCGCCGCCCCCTGCGTGGGCCGCATCTCGGCCGAAGACCACCGGGCCCTCGCCGAAGATTTCTGCGCCTTTATGGGCGGCGAAGCCAAGCGCTTCGTCTCCCGGCTGGAGAAGGACATGGCCGCCGCCGTGGCCGAGCTCGATTACGAACGCGCCGCCCGGGTCCGGGACGACATTGTCGCGCTGAAGAAGGTCTTTGAACGCAACGCCGTAGTCCTCGCCGAAGACACCGACGCGGACGTGTTCGCGCTCTACGAGGACGAACTCGAGGCGGCGGTCCAGGTCTTCCACGTGCGGGGCGGCCGGATCCGCGGCCAGCGCGGCTGGGTGGTGGAAAAGGTCGAGGATTCCACCACCCCTGACCTCGTGGAACACCTGCTGCAGCAGGTCTACGGCGAGGAAGCCGGAAGCCAGGGCCGGCTGCCCCGCGAGGTGCTGGTCCCCGCCGAGCCCAGCAATGCCGCCGAGCTCGCCCAGTGGCTCAGCGGGCTGCGCGGCGCCCGGGTGGACGTCCGCGTGCCGCAGCGCGGCGACAAGGCCGCGCTGCTTTCCACCGTGCGGGACAACGCCGAACACGCGCTCAAGCTGCACAAGTCCCGCCGCGCCGGCGACCTGACCATGCGTTCCCAGGCGCTGCAGGAGCTCCAGGAAGCCCTGGACCTGCCCGTTGCGCTGTTGCGGATCGAATGCTTCGACATCTCGCATGTGCAGGGCACCAACGTCGTGGGCTCGATGGTGGTGGTCGAGGACGGCCTGCCCAAGAAATCGGACTACCGGAAGTTCTCGGTCACGGGGGAGGCTGCCAACGACGACACCGCCGCCATGCACGACGTCCTGACGCGGCGTTTCCGAAACTACCTGCAGGAACAGGCCGAGAAGACGGACCCCGGTTCCTCCCCCCTGGCTGCCGCCCAGGCCGCCGCCGTGGCCGACGCCCCGCTTGAGGACACCACGACGCCGGCGCCACGGACCAAGTTCGCCTACCCGCCCAACCTCGTCGTCGTCGACGGCGGCAAGCCCCAGGTCAACGCCGCCGCCCGAGCCCTGGCCGAACTCGGTATCGACGACGTGTACGTCGTCGGACTGGCCAAGCGGCTGGAGGAGGTCTGGCTGCCGGACAGCGACTTCCCGGTCATCCTGCCGCGCGCTTCGGCCGGGCTTTACCTGCTGCAGCGGATCCGCGACGAGGCGCACCGCTTCGCCATCACCTTCCACCGGCAAAAGCGCGGCAAAGCCATGACGGCCTCCGCGCTCGACGGCGTCCCCGGCCTGGGCGAGTCCAAGCGCAAGGCGCTGCTGAACCAGTTCGGCTCGGTCAAGAGCATCCGGGCCGCCAGCATCGAGGAGTTGACGGCCGCGAAGGGCATCGGTCCTGCCCTGGCCGGCGCCATCGTGCGGCATTTTAGCGACGACTCGGGCCCGGACGGCCTGGTTGCGCCGGCAATTAACATGACGACCGGCGAAATCCTCGAAACTTAGCTAGCTCCGGCAATCTTGGCTAGGGTAAGGAGCTGAGGCACGACGCGGCCGGCAGGCAACTGCCCCGCGCCGCGACCTCGCGGCAGAGCAAACAGCAGAGATGGGGCACGACTGATGGCAGAGTCAACGGCAGGATCCGGCGTGGAGGCGGACGGGTTGACCCCCGTCAAGCCCGTAGAGGCGGAGCTGCTCGTGGTGACCGGGATGTCGGGGGCCGGCCGGAGCACCGCCTCGGATGCCCTCGAGGACCACGGCTGGTACGTCGTGGAAAACCTGCCGCCGCAGATGCTTGGAACGCTCGCGGAACTCGTCTCCCACGCCCCGCGCTCCATCTCCAAGCTCGCCGTCGTCATGGACGTCCGCAGCAAGGACCTCTTCGCCGACATCCGCACCGCGCTGCGCAACCTGGAGGCCAGCGGTGTCACCTTCCGGGTCCTGTTCCTGGATGCCAGCGAAGACGTCCTTGTCCGCCGCTTCGAACAGGGCCGGCGCCCGCACCCGCTGCAGGGCGGCGGACGGATCCTCGACGGAATCGCCGCGGAACGCGAACTGCTGCACGAGCTGCGCGAATCCTCCGACATCGTCCTGGACACCTCCGCGCTCAATGTCCACGGACTCGCCACCGCCATCACCGAGCTGTTCAGCGAAACCGGTCCGGTGGCACTGCGCCTGAACGTCATGAGTTTCGGCTTCAAGTACGGACTGCCGGTGGACGCCAACTTCGTCGCCGACGCCCGCTTCATCCCGAACCCGCACTGGGTGCCGCAACTGCGCCCGCACACCGGGCTGGACAAGGACGTCAGTGACTACGTGCTCGAAGCGGAGGGCGTCAGCAACTTCGTGGAACGCTACGTGCTGGCGCTCGAACCGGTCCTGGACGGCTACCGGCGGGAGAACAAGCACTATGCGACGATCGCCGTCGGCTGCACCGGCGGGAAGCACCGCTCGGTAGCCGTTGCCGTTGAACTCTCGCGCCGGCTCGCACAGTACCCCCGCGTCACCGTCACCACCACCCACCGGGATCTGGGCCGCGAATAATGGCGCTCCTGACCGGGCCCCTGCCCCTGGTTCCGGCCGCCAGCGCGGCCTTCGCCGGCCAGCAGGACAAAGGCCCCTCCGTGGTCGCCCTGGGCGGCGGCCACGGCCTCTCCGCCTCGCTCTCGGCCCTGCGCCTGCTCACCTCCGAGCTGACCGCCATCGTCACCGTCGCGGACGACGGCGGCTCCTCCGGCCGGCTGCGCGAGGAGTACGGCGTGCTGCCGCCCGGTGACCTCAGGATGGCGCTCTCCGCGCTCTGCGACGACACCGACTGGGGCCGGACCTGGCGCGACGTCATGCAGCACCGCTTCGTCCCCGGCAAGGGCCGCGGCGGCTCCCTCGACGAGCACGCCATGGGCAACCTGCTGATCGTCACGCTGTGGGAACTGCTGGGGGACACCGTGGCCGGCCTGCAGTGGGCCGGCGCGCTCCTCGGCGCCCGGGGGCAGGTCCTTCCGATGTCCACCACCCCGCTCACCATCGAGGGCCAGGCCCGGGTCTCGCGGCCCGACGGCACATCGGCCCTGGAGACGGTCAGCGGGCAGGCCCGGTGTGCCGTCGCCGGCCGGCTCGAGGCCGTCCGCCTGCTGCCCGAGGCCGCCCCCGCCTGCGTCGAGGCGCTGACCGCGATTGAGCTCGCGGACTGGGTGGTCCTCGGCCCCGGCTCCTGGTACACCTCCGTCCTGCCGCACCTGCTGCTCCCGGAGATGCGCGACGCGCTGTGCAGCACCGAAGCCCGGCGCTGCCTCACGATGAACCTCGCCACGGACACCAAGGAGACACTCGGCATGTCCGCCGCCGACCACCTGCGCGTGCTGCGGGAGTACGCCCCGGAGTTCACCATCGATGTCGTCCTGGCCGACCCGGCCTCGGTGCCTGACCTGCCGGACTTCGAGCGGGCCGCAGGGATGCTCGGAGCTGAGGTGGTCTTGGGTAAAGTAGGGGCGTCGAGCCGCCGGCCGATCCACGACCCGCTGCGTCTGGCAACGGCGTACCACGACATTTTCGGGAACAGGTAGGAAAGGTGCCATGGCACTGACAGCATCAGTCAAGGAAGAACTTTCCCGGCTGGATATCAAGAAGTCCTCGGTCCGCAAGGCCGAGGTGTCCGCCATGCTCCGTTTCGCGGGGGGATTGCATATCATCTCCGGCCGGATCGTGATCGAGGCCGAAGTGGACCTCGCTTCGACCGCGCGCCGGCTCCGTGCCGCCATTGCGGAAGTCTATGGACACCAGAGCGAGATCATCGTGGTCTCCGGCGGCGGGCTGCGCCGCGGCAGCCGCTACGTAGTGCGGGTGGTCCGCGACGGCGAAGCCCTCGCCCGCCAGACCGGCCTGCTGGACGCCCGGGGCCGGCCCGTCCGCGGCCTGCCCTCCGTTGTGGTGAACGGCTCCGCCGCCGACGCCGAGGCAGTCTGGCGCGGTGCGTTCCTGGCCCACGGCTCGCTCACCGAGCCCGGCCGGTCCTCCGCGATGGAGGTCACCTGCCCAGGCCCCGAGTCGGCCCTCGCGCTCGTCGGCGCGGCGCGCCGTCTCGGCATCCAGGCCAAGGCCCGCGAAGTCAGGGGAGTGGACCGCGTGGTGATCCGCGACGGCGACACGATTGCCGCGCTGCTGACCAGGATGGGCGCGCACGACGCGCTTATGGTCTGGGAGGAACGGCGGATGCGCAAGGAAGTCCGTGCCACCGCGAACCGGCTCGCCAACTTCGACGACGCGAACCTGCGCCGCTCGGCCCAGGCCGCCGTCGCCGCCGGCGCCCGCGTGGACCGCGCGCTGGAGATCCTCGGCGACGACGTTCCGGACCACCTCAAGTACGCCGGCGAACTGCGCGTGGCCCACAAACAGGCCAGCCTCGACGAGCTCGGCC
The nucleotide sequence above comes from Arthrobacter sp. KBS0702. Encoded proteins:
- the yvcK gene encoding uridine diphosphate-N-acetylglucosamine-binding protein YvcK, coding for MALLTGPLPLVPAASAAFAGQQDKGPSVVALGGGHGLSASLSALRLLTSELTAIVTVADDGGSSGRLREEYGVLPPGDLRMALSALCDDTDWGRTWRDVMQHRFVPGKGRGGSLDEHAMGNLLIVTLWELLGDTVAGLQWAGALLGARGQVLPMSTTPLTIEGQARVSRPDGTSALETVSGQARCAVAGRLEAVRLLPEAAPACVEALTAIELADWVVLGPGSWYTSVLPHLLLPEMRDALCSTEARRCLTMNLATDTKETLGMSAADHLRVLREYAPEFTIDVVLADPASVPDLPDFERAAGMLGAEVVLGKVGASSRRPIHDPLRLATAYHDIFGNR
- the whiA gene encoding DNA-binding protein WhiA; translated protein: MALTASVKEELSRLDIKKSSVRKAEVSAMLRFAGGLHIISGRIVIEAEVDLASTARRLRAAIAEVYGHQSEIIVVSGGGLRRGSRYVVRVVRDGEALARQTGLLDARGRPVRGLPSVVVNGSAADAEAVWRGAFLAHGSLTEPGRSSAMEVTCPGPESALALVGAARRLGIQAKAREVRGVDRVVIRDGDTIAALLTRMGAHDALMVWEERRMRKEVRATANRLANFDDANLRRSAQAAVAAGARVDRALEILGDDVPDHLKYAGELRVAHKQASLDELGRLADPVMTKDAIAGRIRRLLAMADKRAQDLGIPGTEANVTPEMLDE